GGGCGAAGGGCAGAGGGGAGGAGAAGGagaaagggaggagaggggtggtGGGGAGGTGGCGGCTGCTGGGAGGTAACggggaggaaagaaagaaagaataagaagaaaaaggaagaagaagaagaagagaggaaagaaaagaaaaatgaaagaaagaaaaagaaagagaaagagaaagagaaaaagaaagaaaaaaaaaggaaaaaaaagtttttcacttcacaaaaacttctccaaaatttttcaccttacaaaaacttctacaaaaagtttttcatcttacaaaatacttctacaaatttttttcaaaaacttctacagtgcactatagtaaagttttagacaaacttccaaaaaactcaggttccaaataGGCCCTATATTGGAAGGAGAAATTAAAAAATGTTTTGACTTTCTTCCAAATATAGAAAGTTTAACATTATTTGAATGGCACAAGGGAAGTatttcttttctccttcataaTAATGTCACTTACTATTTTTGCTCAATTTCAGGTGGACAACAATTCAGGCTCTTAATTGGTGGATGAAGTTGCATGGTTACAGGTGGCATAtgtcagtggaataatctgctcgTTAACGCATTGAGTTAGCGTATTGCCATGTAGTAGTAAATAGGGATGCTATCAAGCCAAGTCACTCGTGAGTAATTGCTGAGCGGCTTGATCAAAAACTTGACTCGAGCTCAAGTTGCTACTGCTCGTTACGTGTAACGAGTCAAATTCGAGCATCAAAAGTAAATACTCAAGTATTCGATGAGCTTAATCGagtatttatgttatttatatattatatattttaattatggaATGACTATTATGGATttgttttttaataaatttacatgaAGTAATGTTCAGTAAAAAAAGTAATGGATGGCAAAATGGTTATCTAATAAacctaaaataaaaagaataaaaaaagaaaagaaaaatgggctCAAGATTGAATAGCTCGAGTTTGATAAGGCTTGCAATTTACTCGAGTTCAAATGAGTCGAGTTTGAACTTGATTTCCATTATATTAAATCGAGTTCGGCCTCAAATTTATATACTCGATCTAACTCGAGTGACACTGATAGtgatcgaattcgaattcgagcATGGTACCACTCGAGTTCAACTTGACTCGATAGCACCCTTAGCAGTAATAGAGGGCCAGTTTGTAAACATCTCCACTCTCCTATATTTAGCTTTGGAGGAGATATGGTTGGATTTGGCAGCGATTAATACGATTATTGtaccttttttttataatttgatgtatacttACATGATTTTTGTAAtcataaaatataataaaattgtCATGAAACATAATAAAATTATGTGAATGTAtattaaattaataaaaaaatcacCACATCACAAATTGTATCCAAGGCAAACCATACGTAATATCGCTTGCCTCATATGGCGTTTGAGAACAATTTTTGGACGCAAACAATCTCACGTATGTTAGAGTGAACAAATTgatcaaaaaaaatcataaaagggATGAAAGCTTTTTAAAAATGGCTAATTACAAACTCTCTCAAAGTAGAGTTGAGTTGTATGGAGACTTTGTAGTATTTGTTGGTCGTTCAAAGTTGCGCTTGTCGTATCGAATCCAATTTCCATTTCCAATCCCTACTAACCAACTTGTATCAGTCAGCAGCGCCACCACTCCACCGTGCACCTGCCCTGCTACTCCGCACTACACTACTTATTTTCAAACGGAAATGCCAAAAGTATGCATGCTTGCTTTCATTCCCGAATGTatccttttttgtctttttcactACAACTATAAGTGGCCGTGGTGTAGTCGTTAATACCAGTACCTCTGGTGGATAGTATAGTCAATTCGTATCTCAGTCCCCACTCAGATTCCCTGCTTAAccgaaaaccagaaaaacacaCATATCCCCTCCCGCCTCACACAGACACACAGTGGCACAGCTGTCCTCGCTCCTCGCTCACTAACGCGCTACCCCCATTGCCATATGGTATAAAAacttccccccccccctttctctctctcgcTTCACACAGAGACAGCGCGCAAAATTGATTTCGCTCTCTGAAATGAGATATTCAACTTCAACGACGAGCACGCCTTTACTCTCCGACGATGTTACCCGGCCGGATATTAAACAACTCAACTTCATCCAGACTAACGCCGCAATGTCCTTCGAAGACGCCGTTACTGACGCTATCGACGATGTAACTTCCGAGCCCGACGAACAGCCACTTTCTGCGGCAGTTGTTTTCGGCGGTCAAGCAAAGGAGAAAGTGAAGAAGAAGGTGAAGATGCAGGGCGGAAGTAGTCCTGAGAATGCTACAGCTGGAGGTGACGCCAACCAGTTCACTTCTACAGTCGTTATGATGAGCGCTGGGAATGGAAGGCCGACGTCGGGGTTAAAGCCGTCGCCAAGTGTAGGATCAAGCCTGGAGAGCCTTGCCAAGTCGGAGGCTGATCAGAATGATAACGTTTCGCCGTGGATAATGGGAGAAGCGTGGGAgagattttacaagtccttCGTTTACTACAAGGACAAGCCCGTTGGCACTCTCGCTGCTCTCGATCCTAGTGCGGATGCCTTGAACTACAATCAGGTTTTACACGAATACATTTCTCCATATACaagcttttttccttttcctttttttcttttagtcaaTGTAAATATCTCTGTGTTTATATTTATGTATGTATGTTCTTTAGTGTAGCGAAAAATAACATCATAATTTTGAGATGTAATGCATCCAATGAGATCGCAAATATGTTTATCATGATGATGACATTCTCCGTTTCCATATGAAAATATTTACATCATAAAtatgtttcttgattatttgCCTTTCATATCTTGTTGTATTAGCTAGAATTATTCAGAGTTCTAGTACACAATGGTTTAGATGTAGACACAGATTTCTGTCTCTGTGTATATTAGTATATATtcacttttatctttttaacaTTTATCTTTAGGGATATAATTGACTAGCTCTATATATTTTCATGAACACGTCATGCATAAATAACTCCGTACAATCGATAGTAGTCAAAATgtgttcaattttatttttttatccaGTGCGTTCAAAATTTTAGTCGTACAAAGGTACCATATGTGTATGTAAGAAATCGGTCCTCAAGAAAGCAACGCACAGAGATCTGATTAATGTTTGTTGACGTGTACATTTCTAATTTAATTCATTCTCGGTGGttgggtttttgtttttgtttttgtttttttctaacTGCAGGTTTTTGTCAGAGATTTTATTCCCAGTGGGTTGGCATGCCTGATGAAACCGTCAAAGGAAGGTTTAGATATGGTGAAGAATTTCCTGCTAAAGACTCTCCACCTGCAAGGTAACTGGGAGAAAAGGATTGACAACTTTACTCTTGGACAGGGAGTCATGCCCGCCAGCTTCAAAGTTCAGTACAAGCCAGGTCTCCAAAAGGATGTTTTGGAACCAGACTTCGGTGGCACTGCAATTGGAAGGGTGGCACCCGTAGATTCTGGGTTTTGGTGGATCATATTGTTGAAGTCATACACAAAATGCACAGGCAATCATAGCCTTGCTGAATCGCCTGCTGCCCAGAGAGGAATGAAATTGATTCTCAACCTTTGCCTTGCTGATGGCTTTGATACATTCCCAACACTCTTATGCGCTGATGGATGCTGCATGATTGATAGAAGGATGGTGAGCTTGCATTCCCATATATTTTGCTGTCTTTACTAACTTTTTATCGGAATCGTCTGATGCTGTATATATTATGGAGTTTCCATAATATATAttgctccaatcttgtttgAATTATTTCTAGTGCCTTCACGCTTGTGACATGCCCTATAGAGTTAATGATGATTAGTTTAGCTCGTGTACTGGATTAATTTGACGCTGTCTCAGTTTGTACTGCCGGTCATGTGAATGTCCAAGTATAAAATTGTGCTGGTTGATACATTCAGTTTACCAGACTGCTTCACCATCAAGTTAGTAATTTACTTTCAACTTTGAAGAGGTTACTCAGGAGTTTTGTAATCCACTGCTTGCTTATTACTCAAATTCAGTTTTAAATTTCACATAGTTTCTTATGTTGCCTCGGTAATCCAACATGCTTCAATTGCTTTTGGACTAGGGGATGTACGGATATCCAATCGAGATCCAGGCGCTTTTCTTTTTTGCGCTGAGGTGTGCTCGACAGTTGCTTATCCCGGAACATGGTAACAAGGAATTGATCGAACGCATAGACAAGCGTATCACtgctttgagctaccatatccaaAAGTATTATTGGCTTGACTTCATACAGCTGAATAACATTTATCGTTACAAGACTGAGGAGTATTCCCACACTGCTGTCAACAAATTTAATGTCA
This portion of the Coffea arabica cultivar ET-39 chromosome 2e, Coffea Arabica ET-39 HiFi, whole genome shotgun sequence genome encodes:
- the LOC113729518 gene encoding probable alkaline/neutral invertase F: MRYSTSTTSTPLLSDDVTRPDIKQLNFIQTNAAMSFEDAVTDAIDDVTSEPDEQPLSAAVVFGGQAKEKVKKKVKMQGGSSPENATAGGDANQFTSTVVMMSAGNGRPTSGLKPSPSVGSSLESLAKSEADQNDNVSPWIMGEAWERFYKSFVYYKDKPVGTLAALDPSADALNYNQVFVRDFIPSGLACLMKPSKEGLDMVKNFLLKTLHLQGNWEKRIDNFTLGQGVMPASFKVQYKPGLQKDVLEPDFGGTAIGRVAPVDSGFWWIILLKSYTKCTGNHSLAESPAAQRGMKLILNLCLADGFDTFPTLLCADGCCMIDRRMGMYGYPIEIQALFFFALRCARQLLIPEHGNKELIERIDKRITALSYHIQKYYWLDFIQLNNIYRYKTEEYSHTAVNKFNVIPESIPDWVFDFMPLRGGYFIGNLSPSRMDFRWFLVGNCIAILSSLATPAQATAIMDLIEERWSELIGDMPLKISYPALEGHQWKIVTGCDPKNTRWSYHNGGSWPVLLWLLTAACIKTGRPQIAKKAIELAEQRLARDGWPEYYDGKTGHFVGKQARKYQTWSISGYLVAKLMIENPSNLRFISLEEDKKIAQPRLNRSASWSS